A single window of Saccharomyces kudriavzevii IFO 1802 strain IFO1802 genome assembly, chromosome: 16 DNA harbors:
- the MRPL40 gene encoding mitochondrial 54S ribosomal protein uL24m (similar to Saccharomyces cerevisiae MRPL40 (YPL173W); ancestral locus Anc_8.706) gives MSGNYQHLSNVGSRVMKRLGNRPKNFLPHSEKFIKKSTPEFMKTDLREVDEETSFKSEKEWKYLPGDRVVVMSGTSKGSIAVIKSFDKRTNAFILDENGPTKTVPVPKQFWLEGQTSHMITIPVSILGKDLRLVADIDDEKAPGKTRTVAVREVSFNGSYYDEDYKKVMPYRCVKGQPDLIIPWPKPDPIDVQTDLATDPAIAREQTFWVDSIVRSPIPKRAIPSLRNPHSKYKRGTLTAKDIAKLVAPQMPLTDVKKSYLKEKEQFAQREIAKLTEEDMEAIGARVFEFLENQKTE, from the coding sequence ATGTCGGGAAACTATCAACATTTATCCAACGTAGGGTCGCGTGTCATGAAAAGGCTAGGAAATCGACCcaagaattttcttcctcatagtgaaaaattcattaagAAGTCTACTCCCGAGTTCATGAAAACAGATTTGAGGGAAGTAGATGAGGAGACCAGTTTTAAGAGTGAAAAGGAATGGAAATATTTACCTGGAGACAGGGTGGTAGTAATGAGTGGAACTTCTAAGGGGAGTATTGCTGTAATTAAATCATTtgataaaagaacaaatgCGTTTATATTGGACGAAAATGGGCCTACCAAGACTGTTCCTGTTCCTAAGCAATTTTGGCTTGAAGGTCAGACCTCTCACATGATCACAATCCCGGTTTCAATTTTAGGAAAGGATTTAAGGTTGGTTGCTGATATTGACGATGAAAAAGCGCCaggaaaaacaagaacGGTGGCGGTAAGGGAAGTTTCTTTTAATGGTTCCTACTATGATGAAGACTACAAAAAGGTAATGCCATACAGATGTGTGAAAGGCCAACCAGATTTGATCATTCCATGGCCTAAACCAGATCCAATTGATGTACAGACAGATCTAGCCACAGATCCTGCAATTGCCAGAGAACAAACCTTTTGGGTCGATTCTATAGTGAGAAGTCCCATTCCAAAGAGGGCAATACCAAGTCTTCGTAATCCTCATTCCAAATATAAAAGGGGCACTCTGACAGCGAAAGATATAGCTAAGCTGGTGGCGCCTCAAATGCCTCTGACGGATGTTAAGAAAAGCTAtttaaaggaaaaggagCAGTTTGCTCAGAGAGAGATAGCAAAATTGACTGAAGAGGATATGGAAGCTATAGGGGCCagagtttttgaatttttagaaaatcaaaaaacaGAATAA